Proteins found in one Cataglyphis hispanica isolate Lineage 1 chromosome 15, ULB_Chis1_1.0, whole genome shotgun sequence genomic segment:
- the LOC126855136 gene encoding uncharacterized protein LOC126855136 — protein sequence MNQNKKYANLSEINNKFTEEVLTNILSKACNQKEVQLTDWNFKEGSTKGDNYLSNVYKGKVNGVTNDNPRQHVQVNIIVKSMPKNPGTKKTLRCAEFFRNEIAFYTEVASKFENFLADKGQSDLLCIPRHIISFTDNENDFLILEDASCLGFCTASRHNCLDWTECTAILKTLAKFHAISFAYKDQKKEEFIKITDSLKETFFGNNHWDWYKNYHKKSQNVIKHAIATEYPNSKAEKKYNSYQFDALFTKCRELCDRKHAPTSIIIQGDCWAPNFLIRDIGQNQKEAIMLDFQLARCASPILDLSFLIYSCTLKSFRDQYFDDILKTYHSELSNAIKSLRSDPEKIYPWDLFMKEVKEQFIFGVFNALEAIQVSLMDVPETFNIDTAIQDNEAIDIGEIVSLPYIATTSGRQRLADVIVHAFDKGYI from the exons atgaatCAGAACAAAAAATACGCTAACTTGAGTGAGATAAATAACAAGTTTACAGAAGAAGTGTTAACAAATATCCTTTCTAAAGCATGTAACCAGAAAGAAGTGCAACTGACAGATTGGAATTTTAAAGAGGGATCTACTAAAGGTGACAATTACTTATCAAATGTCTATAAGGGCAAAGTGAATGGTGTTACCAATGATAATCCAAGGCAACATGTGCAAGTGAATATTATCGTAAAATCAATGCCAAAAAATCCTGGCACAAAAAAGACTCTCAGATGCGCGGAGTTTTTCCGCAATGAAATTGCTTTTTATACAGAG GTTGCttctaaatttgaaaattttctagcAGACAAAGGACAGAGCGATCTATTATGTATACCACGTCATATAATCTCTTTCACAGataatgaaaatgattttttgatcCTGGAAGATGCTTCTTGCTTAGGATTTTGTACCGCATCGAGACATAACTGCTTAGATTGGACAGAATGTACAGCAATCTTGAAGACACTGGCTAAATTTCACGCGATTTCATTCGCATACAAGGatcaaaagaaagaagagtttataaaaattacagattctttaaaagaaactttttttggCAATAACCATTGGGATTGGTACAAAAATTATCac aaaaaatcacaaaatgtaattaaacatGCAATAGCCACTGAATACCCCAATAGCaaagctgaaaaaaaatacaattcttACCAATTCGATGCTCTTTTCACTAAGTGCAGAGAATTATGTGATAGAAAACACGCGCCCACATCTATTATAATACAGGGTGATTGTTGGGctccaaattttttaatccggGATATTGGGCAAAATCAAAAGGAAGCAATAATGCTAGACTTTCAGCTCGCACGTTGCGCTAGTCCTATCTTGGACTTATCATTTCTAATTTACTCTTGTACTCTAAAGTCATTTCGTGATCAGtattttgatgatatattaaaaacttatcaTTCCGAATTGAGCAATGCTATTAAATCTCTTAGATCTGATccagaaaaaatttatccatgggatttatttatgaaagag gtAAAggagcaatttatttttggtgTATTTAATGCACTTGAAGCTATTCAAGTAAGTTTAATGGATGTACCCGAAACATTCAATATAGATACTGCTATTCAAGATAACGAAGCAATAGATATTGGAGAAATAGTATCATTACCTTATATTGCAACAACAAGTGGAAGACAAAGATTAGCAGATGTGATAGTTCATGCTTTTGATAAaggatatatatga
- the LOC126855135 gene encoding uncharacterized protein LOC126855135 isoform X1 — MSQNKNRINLNEVSDKFTEEVLTDILCKAYNGKKVQLTDWNFGERFAKGDSYLSTVNKGKLYGIIDGDPQQNVQVNFVVKSIPKNIGRRKTFRSADFFRNEILFYTQIVPKFEKFLADKGQSNLLCIPRHLLSYTDGENDFVVLEDVSPLGFGPASRQNCIDWAECIVILKTLAKFHAISFAYKDQKKEEFTKLASVLNETYFGIHNWNWYEKFHKKLVDIAKNALAIECPNSKAEKQFNSYEFGKLFQKCTECCEKKDASTSVISAGDCWAPNFLVRDIGQNQKEALMLDFQLARCSNPIIDLSFLIYSCTLKSFRDQYFNDILKTYHSELSNAIKSLGSDPEQIYPWDLFMKEVKDYFIVGLVFALEAVPFCLLDPSQAFDLDAIIKNDEAVDISDVWTLSNIKTSTGRQRLTDIIVHAVENGYI, encoded by the exons atgagCCAAAATAAGAATCGTATCAATTTGAATGAAGTGAGTGACAAGTTTACGGAAGAGGTGCTAACAGATATTCTCTGTAAGGCGTACAATGGGAAAAAAGTGCAACTGACAGATTGGAATTTTGGTGAAAGATTTGCCAAAGGTGATAGCTATTTGTCTACTGTTAATAAGGGTAAACTATATGGTATTATAGATGGTGACCCACAGCAAAATGTACAAGTTAATTTTGTCGTGAAGTCTATTCCAAAGAACATTGGTAGAAGAAAAACTTTTAGAAGTGCAGATTTTTTCCGTaatgaaatcttattttatacacag attgtTCCCAAGTTTGAAAAATTCCTAGCAGACAAAGGACAAAGCAATCTATTGTGTATACCACGTCACTTGCTTTCTTACACAGACGGTGAAAATGATTTTGTTGTCTTGGAAGATGTCTCTCCCTTAGGATTTGGACCTGCATCTAGACAAAACTGCATAGATTGGGCAGAATGTATagtaattttgaaaacattgGCAAAATTTCATGCAATCTCATTTGCATATAAAGAccagaagaaagaagaatttaCAAAACTTGCAAGTGTTTTAAATGAAACCTACTTTGGTATACATAATTGGAATTGGTACGAAAAATTTCAT AAAAAGCTAGTGGATATAGCTAAAAATGCATTAGCTATTGAATGTCCAAACAGTAAAGCTGAGAAGCAATTCAATTCCTACGAATTTGGTAAATTATTCCAAAAGTGCACAGAATGCTGTGAGAAAAAAGATGCCTCTACATCTGTTATCTCCGCGGGTGATTGTTGGGCTCCAAACTTTCTTGTCCGAGACATCGGGCAAAATCAAAAGGAAGCATTAATGCTAGACTTTCAACTTGCGCGTTGCAGCAATCCCATCATAGATTTATCgttcttaatttattcatgcactttaaaatcatttcgtGATCAGTActtcaatgatatattaaaaacttatcaTTCCGAATTGAGCAATGCTATTAAATCTCTTGGATCTGATCCAGAACAAATTTATCCATgggatttatttatgaaagag gTAAAGGATTACTTTATTGTTGGACTAGTATTTGCACTTGAAGCAGTTCCATTTTGTCTGTTGGATCCATCTCAAGCATTCGATTTAGatgctattattaaaaatgatgagGCAGTGGATATATCTGATGTATGGACATTgtctaatattaaaacatcaaCTGGAAGACAAAGATTGACAGATATAATAGTTCATGCTGTTGAGAATGGATATAtatga
- the LOC126855135 gene encoding uncharacterized protein LOC126855135 isoform X2, protein MSQNKNRINLNEVSDKFTEEVLTDILCKAYNGKKVQLTDWNFGERFAKGDSYLSTVNKGKLYGIIDGDPQQNVQVNFVVKSIPKNIGRRKTFRSADFFRNEILFYTQIVPKFEKFLADKGQSNLLCIPRHLLSYTDGENDFVVLEDVSPLGFGPASRQNCIDWAECIVILKTLAKFHAISFAYKDQKKEEFTKLASVLNETYFGIHNWNWYEKFHKKLVDIAKNALAIECPNSKAEKQFNSYEFGKLFQKCTECCEKKDASTSVISAGDCWAPNFLVRDIGQNQKEALMLDFQLARCSNPIIDLSFLIYSCTLKSFRDQYFNDILKTYHSELSNAIKSLGSDPEQIYPWDLFMKEYLHLKQFHFVCWIHLKHSI, encoded by the exons atgagCCAAAATAAGAATCGTATCAATTTGAATGAAGTGAGTGACAAGTTTACGGAAGAGGTGCTAACAGATATTCTCTGTAAGGCGTACAATGGGAAAAAAGTGCAACTGACAGATTGGAATTTTGGTGAAAGATTTGCCAAAGGTGATAGCTATTTGTCTACTGTTAATAAGGGTAAACTATATGGTATTATAGATGGTGACCCACAGCAAAATGTACAAGTTAATTTTGTCGTGAAGTCTATTCCAAAGAACATTGGTAGAAGAAAAACTTTTAGAAGTGCAGATTTTTTCCGTaatgaaatcttattttatacacag attgtTCCCAAGTTTGAAAAATTCCTAGCAGACAAAGGACAAAGCAATCTATTGTGTATACCACGTCACTTGCTTTCTTACACAGACGGTGAAAATGATTTTGTTGTCTTGGAAGATGTCTCTCCCTTAGGATTTGGACCTGCATCTAGACAAAACTGCATAGATTGGGCAGAATGTATagtaattttgaaaacattgGCAAAATTTCATGCAATCTCATTTGCATATAAAGAccagaagaaagaagaatttaCAAAACTTGCAAGTGTTTTAAATGAAACCTACTTTGGTATACATAATTGGAATTGGTACGAAAAATTTCAT AAAAAGCTAGTGGATATAGCTAAAAATGCATTAGCTATTGAATGTCCAAACAGTAAAGCTGAGAAGCAATTCAATTCCTACGAATTTGGTAAATTATTCCAAAAGTGCACAGAATGCTGTGAGAAAAAAGATGCCTCTACATCTGTTATCTCCGCGGGTGATTGTTGGGCTCCAAACTTTCTTGTCCGAGACATCGGGCAAAATCAAAAGGAAGCATTAATGCTAGACTTTCAACTTGCGCGTTGCAGCAATCCCATCATAGATTTATCgttcttaatttattcatgcactttaaaatcatttcgtGATCAGTActtcaatgatatattaaaaacttatcaTTCCGAATTGAGCAATGCTATTAAATCTCTTGGATCTGATCCAGAACAAATTTATCCATgggatttatttatgaaagag TATTTGCACTTGAAGCAGTTCCATTTTGTCTGTTGGATCCATCTCAAGCATTCGATTTAG